Proteins encoded within one genomic window of Ranitomeya variabilis isolate aRanVar5 chromosome 4, aRanVar5.hap1, whole genome shotgun sequence:
- the LOC143769738 gene encoding uncharacterized protein LOC143769738 isoform X2, with product MVKKNSIPDRWRSLKAIGQRVPGSRFIAFKVPLKGINNQRVTQTQKFTPKDLLTSIRSQNEELGLIIDLTNTERYYTTKDLPKSVQYVKLHTVGLKIPDDATIHQFKRVVWKFLAANSDNDKLIGVHCTTGINRTGYLICRYLIDVDEWVPLTALSAFGQARGHPIEGTVYIEDIVKGPPRSNIGIDLPPAIDEPREMDNDSDDMHRDRRSQQYSMRSLLELIPRNEYADFDARDPRPLPLMRARSDEYQDDSRHLFNPRPEFMNRRPPFGDMDDDIDLRMPSERRGIPPGMAELLKAPERLRRPADFNPDGRFQSGPENRRDLYGSEPRPLMDLRDGPHGIQHEQGGYNERMRVRPGPGQGFDEYDAPPSNRVPPFPPGRMNIAEYDVQEAARRGRSLINELDYLDRLRRQEFPSEENENDGFDPRDHEMMSGGPYNERMQPQNVRTQEGPMNDRMNARSAQLHNESLNEPRPLMDRWDVEDPVPERIHPRNPRFIEGPVNERFPQREAQGFRNPADQRMHLQDGRLMNGPMTERMQSRDAQFMEGPMNNRMYSGDPRQTEASGNNPTQTRVTRLMDIPMNQRLNPRDGQAMENSMNNRIPPRPLTRGMGTIMTPRDSRPMEGPLTTRMHPRTDRAIMEGTMNNQMYSREANERMPLRDTRPMEGPMNERMYQRDAPTMMQRPMNEQMHPQNTHTVERPMTESMYPQNEEYPINKQRGLMNVTRPFEGRKMNPSEDVFRATNRFAPYPALMKLGQPTGPPRLDNRDPHEMLPPSQDPKPFPRRSRFN from the exons GATTTGCCAAAAAGCGTGCAGTATGTGAAACTCCACACCGTAGGACTTAAAATCCCAGATGACGCCACCATCCACCAGTTCAAGAGGGTCGTATGGAAATTTTTGGCCGCTAATTCCGATAATG ATAAACTCATCGGTGTTCACTGTACAACTGGAATCAACAGGACCGGATATCTTATATGCAG GTACCTGATTGATGTTGATGAATGGGTGCCACTGACTGCGCTATCTG CATTTGGTCAGGCTCGAGGCCACCCAATCGAAGGAACAGTCTACATTGAGGACATTGTGAAAGGACCTCCTCGAAG taaTATTGGCATAGATTTGCCTCCTGCCATTGACGAACCAAGAGAAATGGATAATGACAGTGACGATATGCACAG GGATCGACGATCACAACAATATTCCATGAGATCGCTACTTGAGCTTATTCCCAGAAATGAATATGCAGATTTTGATGCCAGAGATCCAAGGCCATTACCACTTATGAGAGCTAGGTCAGACGAATATCAGGATGACAGCAGACACTTATTCAACCCAAGACCTGAATTTATGAACAGAAGGCCACCATTTGGCGACATGGATGACGATATTGATCTTCGCATGCCATCGGAACGTCGAGGTATTCCGCCCGGTATGGCAGAACTTCTGAAGGCCCCTGAAAGGCTTCGAAGACCAGCTGATTTTAATCCAGATGGCAGATTTCAGTCCGGACCAGAAAACAGACGAGACTTGTATGGATCCGAACCAAGGCCTCTTATGGATCTTCGAGACGGGCCACATGGGATACAACACGAACAGGGCGGGTATAATGAAAGAATGAGAGTCCGGCCGGGCCCAGGGCAAGGCTTTGATGAATATGACGCTCCTCCTTCCAATCGTGTGCCGCCATTTCCACCGGGAAGAATGAACATTGCTGAATATGATGTCCAAGAGGCAGCACGTCGGGGGCGTTCATTAATCAACGAATTAGATTATCTAGACAGATTGCGTCGCCAGGAATTTCCAAGCGAGGAAAATGAAAATGACGGGTTTGACCCAAGAGATCATGAAATGATGAGCGGCGGTCCTTATAATGAGAGGATGCAACCACAAAATGTAAGGACACAAGAAGGTCCTATGAATGATAGAATGAATGCCAGGAGTGCACAGCTTCACAATGAGTCGCTGAATGAACCAAGACCCTTAATGGATAGATGGGACGTGGAAGACCCTGTACCTGAAAGAATTCACCCAAGAAATCCAAGGTTTATCGAGGGTCCTGTAAACGAAAGATTTCCCCAAAGAGAAGCCCAAGGTTTTAGAAATCCTGCAGATCAGAGGATGCACCTACAGGATGGAAGGTTAATGAATGGACCGATGACTGAAAGGATGCAGTCCAGAGATGCACAGTTCATGGAAGGCCCAATGAATAATAGGATGTATTCCGGGGATCCACGACAAACTGAGGCTTCGGGAAATAATCCGACCCAGACGAGAGTTACAAGACTTATGGACATTCCTATGAATCAAAGGTTGAACCCTAGGGATGGACAGGCTATGGAAAATTCTATGAATAACAGAATACCACCAAGACCATTGACTAGAGGAATGGGTACAATAATGACCCCAAGAGATTCAAGACCCATGGAGGGACCCCTGACTACAAGAATGCATCCAAGGACTGACCGAGCAATAATGGAGGGGACCATGAATAATCAAATGTATTCAAGAGAAGCAAATGAACGTATGCCCCTAAGAGACACCCGACCTATGGAGGGGCCCATGAATGAGCGAATGTACCAGCGGGATGCACCCACCATGATGCAGCGTCCCATGAATGAACAGATGCACCCACAAAATACTCACACTGTGGAGCGCCCTATGACTGAGAGCATGTATCCACAGAATGAAGAATACCCAATAAACAAGCAAAGAGGCTTAATGAATGTCACAAG ACCCTTTGAAGGAAGAAAGATGAATCCATCTGAAGATGTATTCAGAGCAACTAACAGATTCGCTCCATATCCTGCCCTGATGAAACTAGGACAACCTACAGGACCGCCGAGACTTGACAACAGAGACCCCCATGAGATGTTGCCTCCATCCCAGGATCCCAAACCTTTCCCACGAAGAAGCCGATTTAACTAG